One segment of Streptomyces sp. YIM 121038 DNA contains the following:
- the rpsI gene encoding 30S ribosomal protein S9, with product MAETTAEQPIDETVDIEHYTTESEAPVEGEYTSESNAARFGDPQPAAGLGRRKNAIARVRIVPGTGKWKINGRTLEDYFPNKVHQQEVNEPFKVLELEGRYDVVARIAGGGVSGQAGALRLGVARALNEADVDNNRGALKKAGFLKRDDRAVERKKAGLKKARKAPQYSKR from the coding sequence GTGGCCGAGACCACCGCTGAGCAGCCGATCGACGAGACTGTCGACATCGAGCACTACACCACCGAGTCCGAGGCGCCCGTCGAGGGCGAGTACACCTCGGAGTCGAACGCCGCGCGCTTCGGCGACCCGCAGCCGGCCGCCGGCCTGGGCCGTCGCAAGAACGCGATCGCCCGCGTCCGGATCGTCCCGGGCACCGGCAAGTGGAAGATCAACGGTCGCACCCTTGAGGACTACTTCCCCAACAAGGTGCACCAGCAGGAAGTCAACGAGCCGTTCAAGGTCCTCGAGCTCGAGGGCCGCTACGACGTCGTCGCCCGCATCGCGGGTGGCGGTGTCTCCGGTCAGGCCGGCGCCCTGCGCCTCGGCGTGGCCCGTGCCCTGAACGAGGCCGACGTGGACAACAACCGCGGCGCCCTCAAGAAGGCCGGCTTCCTCAAGCGCGACGACCGTGCGGTCGAGCGCAAGAAGGCCGGTCTCAAGAAGGCCCGCAAGGCCCCGCAGTACAGCAAGCGCTAA
- the rplM gene encoding 50S ribosomal protein L13 — MRTYSPKPGDVTRQWHVIDAQDIVLGRLATTAASLLRGKHKPIYAPHVDTGDFVVIINADKVHLSGNKKTQKMAYRHSGYPGGLRSVRYDELLEKNPEKAIEKAVKGMLPKNSLGRQMLSKLKVYKGDQHPHGAQQPQPFEITQVAQ; from the coding sequence GTGCGTACGTACAGCCCCAAGCCCGGCGACGTGACCCGTCAGTGGCACGTCATCGACGCCCAGGACATCGTCCTGGGACGTCTGGCGACCACCGCCGCCTCTCTCCTGCGCGGCAAGCACAAGCCGATCTACGCGCCCCACGTCGACACCGGTGACTTCGTCGTCATCATCAACGCCGACAAGGTGCACCTGTCCGGCAACAAGAAGACCCAGAAGATGGCCTACCGTCACTCTGGCTACCCGGGCGGCCTCCGCTCGGTGCGCTACGACGAGCTGCTCGAGAAGAACCCCGAGAAGGCCATCGAGAAGGCCGTCAAGGGCATGCTCCCGAAGAACTCGCTGGGCCGTCAGATGCTCTCGAAGCTGAAGGTCTACAAGGGTGACCAGCACCCGCACGGCGCGCAGCAGCCGCAGCCGTTCGAGATCACCCAGGTCGCGCAGTAA